The genome window TAAGTCATTATACTCATACATGTACCATGTTATATTCGATGGCAGAATCAACATAGGAAATATATCACTTAAGAAACCTCTAGAATCACCTtaaaaatagaaaagaagaatGAAATCAACATGTATATCATATTTGCCTGCTCTATCGAAAGATGGTAGTAAGTTTGTGTCAGACTTTGTAACGCTAGTAAATCAACGCTGGATGGAACCCTCACATCAGATTTAAGTTTCCTTTGACTTCTAATTGCGCATTAGCCACGCTAAAGTTCGAGTATGCTTGACCTTGACTGCGTATTAGCCACTGCATCAATTCTATAGCTAATGTGCGTACAAGTCATGGGGATTTCCGTTGGTGATGTGCCTATATATACATGCCCACAGAGGTCTCCTCTTCAACCTCACACCttcactcttctcttctctcgaGCGCTCAATCGATGGCTGCGGCTGGTAGCGGTAGTTTCCAGTTCGGACGTATTGCCTCGAAGCGTCTCATGATGCTCGTGGCCTTACTTCTCGTCTCCTGCTGTCTCGGCCATGGATTCGGCGATGAGGATCATGTCGAGGTGGAGGGAATCAGCAGCAGTTGCATGGAGAGCGAGAGGAGAGCTCTCCTCGCCATCAAATCCGATATGTACGACCCCGGCGACAGGTTTTCTTCTTGGACCGGCAAAGACTGCTGTGGGTGGATAGGTGTGGCCTGCGACAACACCACCGGCCATGTCACCAAGCTCGACCTCCGCTACccctacacatacacatacacatacgatATGTGGGATGTGTTTTACGATGTGGAAACAATAGGCGCCAGCAAGGTAAATCCATCTTTGCAAGAActgaagtacttgaagtattTGGATTTGAGCATGAATAACTTCTCCCACGCCCCTGTGCCTCGTGTGATTGCTTCACTAGTCCACTTGGAATATCTCATTCTATCTTATGCCATGTTCTATGGACTAGTTCCTCCTCAGTTGGGGAACCTCTCCAACCTATACCATCTCGATCTTGGGGGATTGTTTCTACACGTTGACAATCTCGATTGGCTCTCCCGTATTCCTTCTCTAAAATATCTTGACATGAGTTATGTCAACCTCTCCAAAGCAACCAATTGGTTCTACATAATTAATTCTATTCCCACACTCGAAGTGCTGCATTTGAGCTATGCAGACCTGCCATGTGTTCCATCTCCTTTGCCCCCTTTTAATCTGACAACCATCGCCACGTTGGATCTGTCTTGGAATTCCAACATCACGTCTGCCATGCTAAGATGGCTTTCTAACGCCACCAGCCTCGAGAACCTTCTTCTTTCTGGCTGTGGGAGTCTCACTATCGAGTCGGTACAAGTTGCTCTAGGAGATCTCAGTAATCTGAAGGAGTTGGATTTGTCATTCAACTCCCTTGAAGGAGAAATTCGTGAAATTCTGAACAATGTCAGTAGCAGCAGTGGCCTGAAGCACTTGGATTTGAGATCGAATCAATTATCTGGAGATATTCCTCCAGGGAGCCTTAGAGACCTGGAGTACCTGGACTTATCAGCGAATTCTATTGTCGACGTGCATATCTTAGCTTCTCTGGGGAATCTCACAAACTTGCGACATTTAGACTTGGGGTACAATTTGATCAGCGGAGAAATTCCACCGACCGTGGGAGATTCTGTCCGATTGGAGTACCTAGATTTGTCCAATAATGGCATCAACGGAAAAATACCACAGGCCATCGGCAACCTCACTAATTTGGTATACTTAGATTTATCACGGAACAATATTATCGGATGCCTTCCAAAGACTTTGGGTACTCTCATCCATATGGAGGAATTATTTTGAAGCAACAACCATATTTCTGGGCAGATACCAAAGAAGATCGGTAAACTCCATCGCTTGCAATACTTGGACATGTCATATAACAACTTATCAGGTCAGATACCAACTACGTTGGGTGACCTATGCAATTTGACCGTGTTAGATTTGTCTCACAATAACA of Musa acuminata AAA Group cultivar baxijiao chromosome BXJ2-3, Cavendish_Baxijiao_AAA, whole genome shotgun sequence contains these proteins:
- the LOC103980105 gene encoding receptor-like protein EIX1 produces the protein MAAAGSGSFQFGRIASKRLMMLVALLLVSCCLGHGFGDEDHVEVEGISSSCMESERRALLAIKSDMYDPGDRFSSWTGKDCCGWIGVACDNTTGHVTKLDLRYPYTYTYTYDMWDVFYDVETIGASKVNPSLQELKYLKYLDLSMNNFSHAPVPRVIASLVHLEYLILSYAMFYGLVPPQLGNLSNLYHLDLGGLFLHVDNLDWLSRIPSLKYLDMSYVNLSKATNWFYIINSIPTLEVLHLSYADLPCVPSPLPPFNLTTIATLDLSWNSNITSAMLRWLSNATSLENLLLSGCGSLTIESVQVALGDLSNLKELDLSFNSLEGEIREILNNVSSSSGLKHLDLRSNQLSGDIPPGSLRDLEYLDLSANSIVDVHILASLGNLTNLRHLDLGYNLISGEIPPTVGDSVRLEYLDLSNNGINGKIPQAIGNLTNLVLDLSSNKFFGSLPSSLGNFNAMVEVQNDTRPLLQGNYTYIESSLLTTKGSMVDYTTILSLVTSIDLSNNHLSGEIPKELTKLLGLRFLNLSNNHLTGRIPEKMGDMKQLESLDLSVNNLTGEIPPSFSAMSFLARLNLSYNNLSGKIPTSSQLSTFDSWTYVGNEDLCGTPLPDCPVYQTPPDARVKDDEKLDKLLEYTSIVVGFVVGFWLFIGTLIMKQAIRFAFFRWIDKANDWIYVQFAVKLAKLKSKWQTMT